The following nucleotide sequence is from Paenibacillus andongensis.
GATTTCCACGGGTATAGCGACCATTTTGCCGCCGAAGGACCCGGTAATCGTTGTTTTACCTGAACCAGTAGCTGTGAAAAGCCCATCTGTAACGGTTCCTAGCTTATAGGCCATGACTTTCCAGGTTGCCGTTGAGGTGACATCTTTGGTAGTGCCATCCGCTAAAGTAGCGGTTAATTTCACTTGTACTTGTTCGCCGCTTTTGGTGACGATGAAAGATTTATCAGCGACTAGTGTCTGAATCACACCGATTTCGACCGGAATGGAGACACTTTTGCCGCCATAAGTTGCCGTTATGGTTGCTTTGCCTCGGGAAACTGGTGTTACAACACCTTTGGATACTGTCGCGATGGTGGTGCTGCTTGATTTCCACTCAGCCTCATTGGTTACAGTACGGGCTGCGCCGCTAGCATCTGTAGCCGTCAGAACGATAGATCTTGTTTCATTCATGTCAAAAACGAGATTGGCGACATTCGCCGATAGATCACTGGCCATATCGACTTGGACAGTTATGGTCACTGTCTTGCTATCCAGCTGCGCGGTTAGGGTCGCTTCTCCTGAGGCTAAAGCTTTTACTTTACCTCCGTCAACAGTGGCTGCTTTGACATTGCTGCTTGTCCAGATGACATCTGCGGCTGCGTTGCTGTTTTTTGTATCATCGGTATAAATAGCTTCTGCTGTTAAAGTAACGGAATCGCCTTTTTTCATGACAAGCTTTTCTTGACTGACCGTCAAACTTTTTAGTACGCCAACCGAAACTTGAATGCTAGTTGTGCGTGTACCGTATTTCCCTGTAATCGTTGCTGTACCGGTAGAGATCCCTGTGATTTCACCGCTGCGAGCTTCGGCGATATCTTTGGAGCTGGTCGTCCATTCTGCTTTGGAGGTGACATCTAATTCTCTTCCGTCTTTAAAATAAGCAGTCAACGTAACCTTATCAGACCCGCCCTTTTGTAAATTAACGATTTTCTTAGTTGGTTTGATGATGGTAGGGATATCGACTTCGATTTTGGTTGTCGTTTTTTTACCGCCGTATTCCGCAGTTACTGTAGCTTCACCGGATTTATACGCGGTTACTTTTCCTTTGCTTACAAAAGCAATCGTATCCGTATCCACGCTCCAGACAGCGCTATCCGTGACGGGTCCGTTTGTGCCATCGGCATAAGTAGCAGTCAGAATAAGGGATTGCTCTTGACCTGCTTGTAAAGAGAGAAGGTCGGAACTTACAACTAAACGGCGAGGAACTTCAACGTCTACGTTAGCTGTGACCACTTTATCGCCATATTTGGCATAAATCGTTGCCTCACCGATGGATACGGCGGACAGCTTACCTTTGGTTACTTGTACGATATCTGCATCACTCGAAGCCCATTCGGCGCGATCTGTAAAATCAGCCGTTGTCCCGTCGGCATAAGTAGCTTCTAGTTTTAGGTTTTCTGTCGCATTTTTCTTCAATAAGATATTGGGTTTATCTAAGGAAAGTTTAACCGTGCTATCCACATCGACTTTAATCGTTGTTGACTTGGTACCGTACGTCGCAGTGAGGTTAGCTGTACCGACACCGTAACCGGTAACAGTACCTTTAATCGCATCAGCAACGTTCGCTTTATCCGTAGTCCATACCGCTTTGTCGGATACATCGTCGATGGTACCGTCTGGATAGGTAGCCATCAGTTTTATTTTCTCTGTTCCGTTTAACAATAAAGATACACTTGATTTCTGAGCATCAATACGTCTTACAACTTCTACATCGACTGGCAATGTGAGGGATTGATTCATGTATTTAATTGTAATCGTCGCACTGCCGGGATTCTGCCCCTTCACTAGACCATTCGTTACCGTCACAGTGGAGCTGGTATCAACGGTATAATCAGCCTTGCTCGTTACATCATCGGAAGTGCCGTCATCGTAAAAAGCTGTAATCTTAACTTGATCAGTCGCATTCAGGCGAAGAGCTAGAGACTGTTTATCTTTGGTTAACGATTTTACTTTTTTGCTAACATCGACGTTAACGATTACGGTTTTACCCATATAGGTGGCAGTAATCACGGCCTTGCCTTCTTTTTTGGCTGTTACCACACCCGCATAGACGGAGGCAACATCGGTCGAGCCTGAGTTCCAATCGGTTTTGACGGTCGCATTCTCCGTAGAGCCGCTTACAAAAATGGCGGTTGCCGTCAGATTGGCTGTATCTCCGACTTGCAAGGCAAGTTCGTTTTTATTCAGGACGAGTTTAGAAATCTCATCGGCTGCAAAGGCGGTTCCTGTCACTAAAGATTGCGCAGCTAGAATTAAAATTAATACCAAAGATAGCCACTTGCTTTGTCTGGACTTCATGCTCTGATTCCCTCCGATTATGTTCCTCAATGATTATGTATATGAAAATTATGGAACGTGCTTATTATCGGAATAAACGTCGGGTATTTGAATAGTAGTCACAAAATTTACCAGAATTCATTAGCGGATAATAATTTCAAGCTCCACATTTTCCAGTGATTTTTTGCTCCACATCCTTTCCATATTGATGATCATAAGAATTAAAGATGAGTATAAGTCCAATCTATGTAATTGGTAAAAATTACTTAAGCTTAGACGGAAGGCAGCAAACAAAGGTTGCAGCAAGTTGTTATTATTTATGGAGGCAGACGAAAGCTAGAAAGGGATGTCCCAAAAGTAAAGGGGGGTAGAAAACAAAAAAATGAGGTGGCAAGGTTCTTGCCTTCTCATTTTTTGTTTCTGTCGATTGCAAGGGTATGTCTCACACGACAAATTGACCAAAATGAACAATCTGGAGGTACAAACGATAAATAGCGGATCGACGTTCCCTCGTGTAAACTCATCTAATGTTAAGTGCGTTTCACGACTTTAAAATTTTCCTCAATGAGCAGCCAGTTTTGCGGAAATTTAAGACCAAGCTTCCAGTAACTAATCCCGCGTAAGCCAAGCTCTTTCAACAAGCGGAATTTCGCTTGAATGGAGCGTGCGTCCTCGAACCAGACGGTATGCTCCTTGCCAGCATCATCCCAGTAGTTGAAGTGCGGGGCTTGAGCCGTGTAATCGTATAAGATCTGGGCATTATACTTGCGGGCCAGATCAATAGCCGCTTGCGGAGAGACGGCCTTCGCAAAGGGGCCGCCGTGGACATAGGGCAGCGTCCAATCGTAGCCGTACAAGTTTTGGCCCATCATGACTTTGGAAGCGGGCATCTCGCTGATGGCATACTCTAGCACCTTGCGCACGGGACCGATGGGGGAGACGGCCATGGGGGGGCCGCCGCTGTAGCCCCACTCGTACGTCATGATGACGACGAAATCGGCGATCTGGCCATGCGCTTTATAATCATGCGCAGAGTACCAGGCGCCGACTTGAGCGGCGCTCGTTTTTGGCGCAAGGGCCGTAGACATCAAATAACCTTCTTGATGGATTTGTGCCGCCGCTTTACGAAGAAAGCGATTGTAGGCTTCGCGGTCATCAGGGAACAGATGCTCGATGTCGAAATGGATATCGCGGAATCCATATTGTTTGGCTGTGCGTTTAATGTTCTGAAGCAGATGATTCTGAACGGTTTCGTCCGTGAGGATGATATGTCCGAGCTCAGCGCTGAATTGATCATGTTCGAGATTGGTCACAACCATCATCATGGTAACGCCATTTTGCGAGGCAATCCCGCTAAGATCGTCCAACTGCGGCGCTTGGAGGGTGCCGTCTCGTTGAATACGGAAGCTGAATGGAGCTAAGTACGTCAGATGAGGGGCTGCTTCCTTGGCGGATTGAATGAGAACGGGTGATACGTCAGTCCCGCGTGGCTCTATATAGGCATTCACTTCTGCCTGTTTGCGTGGAGTTGGCGGAATATAGAGGCGAAAGCCAACAGGTAAGGATTGATACATGGTTAGTCCATTGACGGAGGCAAGGGTATGCAGGTCGATTCCTAGCTTTCTGGCAATCAAATAAAGCCCTTCAC
It contains:
- a CDS encoding Ig-like domain-containing protein; translation: MKSRQSKWLSLVLILILAAQSLVTGTAFAADEISKLVLNKNELALQVGDTANLTATAIFVSGSTENATVKTDWNSGSTDVASVYAGVVTAKKEGKAVITATYMGKTVIVNVDVSKKVKSLTKDKQSLALRLNATDQVKITAFYDDGTSDDVTSKADYTVDTSSTVTVTNGLVKGQNPGSATITIKYMNQSLTLPVDVEVVRRIDAQKSSVSLLLNGTEKIKLMATYPDGTIDDVSDKAVWTTDKANVADAIKGTVTGYGVGTANLTATYGTKSTTIKVDVDSTVKLSLDKPNILLKKNATENLKLEATYADGTTADFTDRAEWASSDADIVQVTKGKLSAVSIGEATIYAKYGDKVVTANVDVEVPRRLVVSSDLLSLQAGQEQSLILTATYADGTNGPVTDSAVWSVDTDTIAFVSKGKVTAYKSGEATVTAEYGGKKTTTKIEVDIPTIIKPTKKIVNLQKGGSDKVTLTAYFKDGRELDVTSKAEWTTSSKDIAEARSGEITGISTGTATITGKYGTRTTSIQVSVGVLKSLTVSQEKLVMKKGDSVTLTAEAIYTDDTKNSNAAADVIWTSSNVKAATVDGGKVKALASGEATLTAQLDSKTVTITVQVDMASDLSANVANLVFDMNETRSIVLTATDASGAARTVTNEAEWKSSSTTIATVSKGVVTPVSRGKATITATYGGKSVSIPVEIGVIQTLVADKSFIVTKSGEQVQVKLTATLADGTTKDVTSTATWKVMAYKLGTVTDGLFTATGSGKTTITGSFGGKMVAIPVEIDSLKYLKTDVVKIELQEGKTAQIEALATYTDGSEEDVTKPALWTSSNIMIADVKDGIIRATGKGSARITVTYSNMRTTVQVTVTK
- a CDS encoding glycoside hydrolase family 18 protein, which encodes MQIHVVQKGQTLYRIAQTYGVSVDTIATANEMTPSQTLVIGQALVIPIVGSYYWVQPGEGLYLIARKLGIDLHTLASVNGLTMYQSLPVGFRLYIPPTPRKQAEVNAYIEPRGTDVSPVLIQSAKEAAPHLTYLAPFSFRIQRDGTLQAPQLDDLSGIASQNGVTMMMVVTNLEHDQFSAELGHIILTDETVQNHLLQNIKRTAKQYGFRDIHFDIEHLFPDDREAYNRFLRKAAAQIHQEGYLMSTALAPKTSAAQVGAWYSAHDYKAHGQIADFVVIMTYEWGYSGGPPMAVSPIGPVRKVLEYAISEMPASKVMMGQNLYGYDWTLPYVHGGPFAKAVSPQAAIDLARKYNAQILYDYTAQAPHFNYWDDAGKEHTVWFEDARSIQAKFRLLKELGLRGISYWKLGLKFPQNWLLIEENFKVVKRT